From Pseudomonas sp. G2-4:
CGGTGTGCTTGAGGCCGAACACGCGCAGTTGCTGTGGCGTCGGACCAATGAAGGCGATACCGACCGCTTCGCAGGCTTCGGCGAAAGCCGCGTTTTCGGAGAGAAAGCCATAGCCGGGATGAATCGCCGTCGCGCCGCTGCTCTTGGCGATCGCCAGAAGCTTGTCCACCGCCAGATATGTATTGGCCGCCGCGCCTTCGCCCAGGCTGTGGGCTTCGTCGGCCTGCAAGATATGCAGGCTGGCGGCGTCGGCCTGGGAATACACCGCGACGCCTTGGACTTTCAGTTCGCGCAGGGTCCGCAGGATGCGGCAGGCGATGGCGCCACGGTTGGCGATGAGGATTTTTTCGAACATGGCATTACCCCTCAGGCACGCATGTCTGCCTGAACTGGGATGCGGGCCGTCCCGCAGTTTTCGATGGCCGCCGGGGTCGTCCCTGGCGGCAAACCTCCAAACATCACTGCGCCCCTGTGGGAGCGAGCTTGCTCGCGATAGCGACGGCACATCCAACATCAAGGTGGCTGAAAGACCGCTATCGCGAGCAAGCTCGCTCCCACAAGGGGATGGGTGGTGTTCATGAACCTTTGTTTATTTGATGCACTGTCCCGACCGGCTCTGGCACAACACAAACAACCAGCGCCGCAGGCGGATGAGTTTCAGTTCCATATCAGCAGCTCCGCAGGTGTGGGGTTGTAGGCGTTGCATGGGTTGTTCAGTTGCGGGCAGTTGGAGATCAGCACGATCACGTCCATCTCGGCCCGCAGATCGACGTATTTGCCCGGCGCTGAGATCCCGTCTTCGAAGGTCAGGCCACCGTCGGCGGTGACCGGCACGTTCATGAAGAAGTTGATGTTCGGCCCGATATCGCCCTTGCCCAGTCGGCCGTCGTGGGCGCAGGCCCGCAGGTAGTTGTCACGGCAGCTGTGCATGTAGCGTTTTTCCAGGGCGTAGCGCACGGTGTTGCTTTCCTGGGCGCAGGCGCCGCCGAGGGTGTCGTGGCGTCCACAGGTGTCTTCGACGATGGTCAGCATCGGGTGGCCGAGGTTCGAATACAGCACGCTGCCGGTGCTCAGGTAAACGCTGTTCTGCCGGCGCAGCGTGCGCTGCACGTCGTAGCGTTCCTTGGGGTTGGCCAGGCTGTAGAACAGCGTATCGACGGCTTGGTTGCCTTCCAGGTCGAGAATGCGCAAGGTCTGGCCGGCCTTGACCTCCACCAGCCACGGCTCCCCGGCGGGAATGGTGGCGCGGTAGATGGCGGTGTCAGGCTGCTTTTGTACGGTGGCGATGGCGAGTGACATGGCAGCGATCCTCAGGCGAACAGGCGGTCGGTATTGATGAAGCCGCGCTGGTTTTCCGGGCGCGAAAGGCGGCAGTGCTCGGCGACGCTGGGGTCAGCATTCATCCAGCTGAGCTTGAGCGGTTGTGGGGCGTATTGCGGGTTCGGATCCATCGGATGCTGAAGCGCGGTCAGCACCACCAGGGTGTCCATCGGCGCGTACAGCTCGATGTAGTCGCCGGTCAGGGAATTGCCCTCGACGAAGTGAAAATTTCCCGCCTCATCGACATCGACCCGGCTGAACAGGTTGAGGGTCATCAGCAGATCGGACAGGCCCAGTCCCCATTTGCCCAGTTCCACCAACAGGTTGTCGGTGCCGTTGCGAAAGAAGCCGTTGCGCAGTTCCTGGTAGCGGCCCTGACCGTATTTTTGCGCGACTTCCTCGGCGCAGAGCACGCCGCCCAGGCTATCGCTCCAGCCGCAGGTGTCGGCGGTGATGGCCGCCAGCACTCGCCCCATGTCCGAGTAGAGGCAATGGCCGGCGGTGAGTTTGGCGGTGTGCTGGCATTTGAGGCTGTCGGGCAGGTTCAGGCGTTCGGTTTTCTCGTTGGCATTGAGCAGTGTCAGGCTCACGTTGGCCCCGCCGCGCAGATCGGTCAGGCGCAGCAGTTGGCCGCGCTTGAGTACGAAGGAACGGTGGCCGCCACCGGGCAGCAGCTCTTCGGCGAAGGGCGTAAACAAGTGGGTCGAGTCGGTCATGGAAAAACTCCTTTCAAGCAATACGCAACGTGCCGGCCAGTTCGGCGGGCAGGGCGTCGACGGCGGCACGGGCGGTGCGGCGATCGCTGTTCAATGGAATGTCGTAGGTAATGCGTGCGCCATAGGCGCCGGGGGCGTGGGGGTCGACGCGGACCTTGTCGAACACCAACAGGCGTGTGCCGAGGCTGAAACCTTCGGACAGGTCATGGGTGACCATGAACACGGTCAGCCGGGTTTCGCGCCACAGTTCCAGCAACAGGGCATGCATGTCTTTGCGAATGCCCGGGTCGAGAGCGCCGAAGGGCTCGTCCAGCAGCAGGACCCGCGGCTTCATGATCAGTGCCTGGGCAATAGCCAGTCGCTGTTGCATGCCCCCGGACAGTTGCGCCGGGTATTTATCCAGGGCATGGCCGAGCCCGACCTTGTCCAGCAGGTGGGCGGCTTCTTCGCGGGCCTGGCGCTTGGCGCTGCCGAACAAGCGGCCCAGCAGCGGCGCGCGCGGTAACTCCAAGCCCAGGGCCACGTTGTCCAGCACGGTCAGGTGCGGGAACACCGAGTAACGCTGGAACACCACGCCCCGGCTGGCATCCGGCTCGCCGGCCAAGGGTTGGCCATCCAGGAGAATCTGTCCGCGACTGGCGCGCTCCTGGCCCAGCAGCAATCGCAGGAAGGTCGACTTGCCGCAACCCGACGCCCCCACGAGTGTGCAGAACTCACCCTCGGCGACCTTCAGGTTCAAGCGCTCAAGCACCACCTGATCGGCGTACTCCTGCCAGACGTTGTTCACGGTAATGAAACTCATGCCTTCGCCCCTTCATACCAAGGGAATGCATGCTGGGTCAGGCGTTTGAGCCCCCAGTCCATCAGCCAGGCGAGCAGGGTGATCCACACCACGTACGGCAAGATCACGTCCATCGCCAGGTAGCGTCGCACGAGGAAAATCCGATAGCCCAGCCCATCGGTGGAGGCGATGGCTTCGGCGGCGATCAGAAACAGCCAGGCTGAACCGAGCATCAGCCGCAGGGAAATCAACAGGCGCGGCAGCAATTGCGGCAGTACTACCCGCAGCATCAGCGTCCAGGTCGAAGCACCGAGGGTCTGGGCCTTGATCAGCAGCTCGGGCGGAATTTCCCGGGCGCGCTGTTCCAGGTCACGGGCCAGGCACGGTGTGATGCCAATGACGATCAGCATCACTTTCGACAATTCCCCCAGGCCGAAGACGATGAACAGGATTGGCAGGATGGCCAGCGGCGGCACCATCGACACCACGGTGAGCAACGGCGATAACGGCGCGCCTAACAGTGGCAACGTACCGGCGGCGATGCCCAGGCACAGGCCGGCCAGGGCACTGATGCCCAGGCCGATGGCCAACCGTTGCAGGCTCGACGCGGTGTCCTGCCAGAGCAAGTAATCGCCACTGCGGGCGTCGGCGGTGAAGGCCAGGCGTTTCACCGCGTCGGCCATTTGCACCGCGCTGGGCAGCAGCTTGTCGTTGGGGTTGTCCGTCAACCGTTCGGCCGAGCCCATGAAATAGGCAAACAACACCAGCGCGAATGGCAGGATCACCAGCAACAAGCGGCTGGGACGATCCGGATAGCGGTTGATCAGGCGCATGCCAGCTCCTCCGGTTTACAGCTTGGCGTCGGCGGCCAGCTGTACGTAGGTCGGGTCAAAGCGCAGTTTGAGGTTGGCCTTGTCGCCGCGGGTCACGCCATTGGCGAACGCCATGCCAACCGCGTTGGTGTCCTTGGCGCCTTCGCCCAGCAAACCGTGTTGGAACGAGAACTCGGCCACCTTGCCCATGGTGGCGGGCAGTTGCTCGCTGGTGGCGAAACCCAGGGCTTCCTTGGGCGTGGCGAACAGCTTGGTGGTGTCCAGTTGCGACTGGAAGCCGGCCAGGTCGGTGCCCGAGGCCTTGGCCATGTGCTCCAGCGCCGATTTGCTCGCGGCGTTTTTCGCGTTCATCAGCGCCACCACTTCAAACCAGGCGCCGGTCAACGCTTTGCCCAGGGCCGGGTTGTCCTGGAGGGTTTGGGTGTTGACC
This genomic window contains:
- a CDS encoding ABC transporter ATP-binding protein; the encoded protein is MSFITVNNVWQEYADQVVLERLNLKVAEGEFCTLVGASGCGKSTFLRLLLGQERASRGQILLDGQPLAGEPDASRGVVFQRYSVFPHLTVLDNVALGLELPRAPLLGRLFGSAKRQAREEAAHLLDKVGLGHALDKYPAQLSGGMQQRLAIAQALIMKPRVLLLDEPFGALDPGIRKDMHALLLELWRETRLTVFMVTHDLSEGFSLGTRLLVFDKVRVDPHAPGAYGARITYDIPLNSDRRTARAAVDALPAELAGTLRIA
- a CDS encoding ABC transporter permease — its product is MRLINRYPDRPSRLLLVILPFALVLFAYFMGSAERLTDNPNDKLLPSAVQMADAVKRLAFTADARSGDYLLWQDTASSLQRLAIGLGISALAGLCLGIAAGTLPLLGAPLSPLLTVVSMVPPLAILPILFIVFGLGELSKVMLIVIGITPCLARDLEQRAREIPPELLIKAQTLGASTWTLMLRVVLPQLLPRLLISLRLMLGSAWLFLIAAEAIASTDGLGYRIFLVRRYLAMDVILPYVVWITLLAWLMDWGLKRLTQHAFPWYEGAKA
- a CDS encoding urea amidolyase associated protein UAAP2: MSLAIATVQKQPDTAIYRATIPAGEPWLVEVKAGQTLRILDLEGNQAVDTLFYSLANPKERYDVQRTLRRQNSVYLSTGSVLYSNLGHPMLTIVEDTCGRHDTLGGACAQESNTVRYALEKRYMHSCRDNYLRACAHDGRLGKGDIGPNINFFMNVPVTADGGLTFEDGISAPGKYVDLRAEMDVIVLISNCPQLNNPCNAYNPTPAELLIWN
- a CDS encoding urea amidolyase associated protein UAAP1, with protein sequence MTDSTHLFTPFAEELLPGGGHRSFVLKRGQLLRLTDLRGGANVSLTLLNANEKTERLNLPDSLKCQHTAKLTAGHCLYSDMGRVLAAITADTCGWSDSLGGVLCAEEVAQKYGQGRYQELRNGFFRNGTDNLLVELGKWGLGLSDLLMTLNLFSRVDVDEAGNFHFVEGNSLTGDYIELYAPMDTLVVLTALQHPMDPNPQYAPQPLKLSWMNADPSVAEHCRLSRPENQRGFINTDRLFA